A window of the Atribacterota bacterium genome harbors these coding sequences:
- a CDS encoding RNA-binding protein: MQGSKLYVGNLNYTVTNEQLEELFSNHGTVKSVNIIEGKGFGFVEMSSSEEANKAKDALHDTDFNDRPLKIDEAKPPRPRRDFNDNHRRY; encoded by the coding sequence ATGCAAGGTAGTAAACTTTATGTAGGAAATTTAAATTACACTGTGACTAACGAGCAATTGGAAGAGCTATTCAGTAATCATGGCACCGTTAAAAGTGTCAATATTATCGAAGGTAAAGGTTTTGGATTTGTAGAAATGTCTTCTTCAGAAGAAGCTAATAAAGCTAAAGATGCATTACACGACACTGATTTTAATGATCGCCCTTTAAAAATTGACGAAGCTAAGCCACCAAGGCCAAGAAGAGATTTTAACGATAACCACAGACGCTATTAA